The following proteins are co-located in the Trichormus variabilis 0441 genome:
- a CDS encoding YajQ family cyclic di-GMP-binding protein: MASTYSFDIVSDFDRQELVNAVDQVIRDLKSRYDLKDTQTTVELGEEKITIGTDSEFTLESVHNILREKAAKRNLSQKIFDFGKVESASGNRVRQEITLKKGISQDIAKQISKLIRDEFKKVQASIQGDAVRVSAKAKDDLQTVIQRLKQEDYPVALQFTNYR, from the coding sequence ATGGCTTCTACTTATTCCTTTGACATTGTGAGCGATTTTGATCGGCAAGAACTAGTTAACGCTGTTGATCAAGTCATCAGAGACCTGAAAAGTCGTTACGACCTCAAAGATACTCAGACAACTGTCGAGTTGGGTGAAGAAAAAATCACGATTGGTACGGATAGCGAGTTTACCCTAGAGTCTGTTCATAACATTCTTCGGGAAAAAGCAGCCAAGCGTAATCTCTCACAAAAAATCTTTGACTTTGGCAAAGTAGAATCGGCCAGTGGTAATCGCGTCCGTCAAGAAATCACCCTCAAAAAAGGCATCAGTCAAGACATCGCCAAGCAAATTTCTAAATTGATTCGGGATGAATTCAAAAAAGTCCAAGCTTCAATTCAAGGTGATGCTGTGCGAGTGTCTGCTAAAGCAAAAGATGATTTGCAAACCGTCATCCAACGCTTGAAACAAGAAGACTATCCAGTGGCTTTACAGTTCACTAATTATCGTTAA
- a CDS encoding glutathione S-transferase family protein: MLKLYGGAFSRASIVKWYLEEIEVPYEFVLLDMQAGEHRQPEYLKINPIGKVPAIVDGDLQLWESGAILLYLRDKYGKAPLSPEERGILAQWVVFANATLGPGIFVEANREKEMPRLLTPLNEIFERQPFLLGNEFSVADVAVGSILAYIPIMLKLDLGDYPAVVNYIKQMTERPAFQKSIGGRS; this comes from the coding sequence ATGCTGAAACTTTATGGAGGGGCTTTTAGCCGCGCTTCCATCGTGAAGTGGTATTTAGAAGAGATAGAAGTTCCCTATGAGTTTGTTTTGTTAGATATGCAGGCGGGGGAACATCGCCAGCCGGAATACCTGAAAATAAACCCCATTGGCAAAGTACCCGCGATTGTAGACGGGGATCTTCAGCTTTGGGAATCAGGAGCAATTTTACTTTATCTTAGGGATAAGTACGGTAAAGCTCCCCTGTCACCAGAGGAGCGAGGGATACTCGCCCAATGGGTAGTATTTGCTAACGCCACCCTTGGGCCTGGTATTTTTGTCGAAGCAAATCGAGAAAAAGAAATGCCCCGTTTGCTGACTCCTCTCAATGAAATTTTTGAGCGTCAACCGTTTTTGCTGGGTAATGAATTCAGCGTTGCTGATGTTGCAGTGGGGTCTATTTTGGCTTATATTCCCATCATGCTGAAACTAGATTTGGGCGATTATCCAGCAGTGGTGAACTATATTAAGCAAATGACTGAACGACCAGCATTTCAAAAAAGCATTGGCGGGAGATCATAA
- a CDS encoding tetratricopeptide repeat protein yields the protein MNSHSFLASGDQQNNCYQFIAKTKLDPQENGARGDESGFGDGYLRSCALRSAQQGNYSEAIALLNQLINRHPDNAVDYNNRGLIYFQCGHTQKAIQDYNTALHLNPDLASAYNNRANYYAACGQLAAALADYDRAIDLNPRHVRAWINRGITLRDLGEYDQAIENFDIALVFGQLEGHIWAERGRTYHLWGDWNCAIADYRRAETQLPSLHGRRDVPGYRLRLQMENWLNELLPSA from the coding sequence ATGAACAGTCACTCATTTTTAGCCTCTGGTGATCAGCAGAATAACTGTTACCAATTTATTGCTAAGACTAAACTGGACCCTCAAGAAAATGGGGCTAGGGGTGATGAGTCGGGGTTCGGTGATGGCTACTTACGCTCTTGTGCTTTGAGATCAGCGCAACAGGGAAATTATAGCGAAGCGATCGCTCTCCTGAACCAATTGATTAACCGCCATCCTGACAACGCGGTTGACTACAACAACCGGGGGTTAATCTATTTTCAATGTGGACATACTCAAAAGGCAATACAAGATTACAACACCGCATTACATTTGAATCCTGATTTAGCCAGCGCTTACAACAATCGCGCCAATTATTACGCAGCTTGTGGACAACTAGCAGCCGCTCTGGCTGATTACGATCGCGCTATTGATTTAAATCCTCGTCATGTGCGAGCCTGGATTAATCGTGGCATTACTCTACGCGATTTGGGCGAATATGACCAAGCAATTGAGAATTTTGATATTGCCCTGGTTTTTGGTCAGCTAGAGGGGCATATCTGGGCTGAACGTGGTAGAACTTACCATCTTTGGGGTGATTGGAATTGTGCGATCGCCGACTATCGTCGTGCCGAAACTCAATTACCTTCGTTACATGGTCGCAGAGATGTTCCTGGCTACCGTTTGCGGCTACAAATGGAAAATTGGTTAAATGAATTGCTGCCTTCGGCGTAA
- the psaM gene encoding photosystem I reaction center subunit XII — protein sequence MPTLYLAQVSSISDTQVYIALAVALIPGLLAWRLATELYK from the coding sequence ATGCCTACTCTGTACCTTGCTCAAGTGTCTTCCATTTCGGATACCCAAGTGTACATCGCTCTAGCTGTAGCGCTGATTCCAGGTCTTCTAGCTTGGCGTTTAGCAACAGAACTTTACAAATAA
- a CDS encoding FGGY-family carbohydrate kinase, with protein sequence MDFYLGIDFGTSGARAVVIDESAHIQVQVRYPWLEVDSLVSSWQKALLTLLGQIPEQLRREIKAIAINGTSSTVLLCDANGNPVDTPLLYNDGRGSIVLNELRDIAPANHTVLSATSSLAKLRWMMQLPSFGEARYFLHQADWLGFLLHGKLGISDYHNALKLGYDVEKLQYPEWLESLQLPIHLPKVLPPGTPIGEVSPEISQQFLLPPDCLVCAGTTDSIAAFLASGAKSPGEAVTSLGSTLVLKLLSHTPVEDVRYGIYSHRLGDLWLTGGASNTGGAVLREFFTDAELENLSREIDATKASELDYYPLLKVGERFPINDPNLPPRLTPRPENPAEFLHGLLESIARIETQGYELLQKLGADSLNQVYTAGGGAKNPTWNAIRQRNLKVPVISSLNTEAAYGSALLAMGR encoded by the coding sequence ATGGATTTTTATTTGGGGATAGACTTTGGTACGTCCGGTGCTAGGGCTGTGGTAATTGATGAATCAGCCCATATCCAGGTGCAGGTGCGTTATCCTTGGCTAGAGGTTGATTCCCTAGTCTCTAGTTGGCAAAAGGCGTTGTTGACGCTGCTGGGACAAATTCCCGAACAGTTGCGGCGAGAAATAAAAGCGATCGCAATTAACGGTACTTCCTCTACAGTTTTATTATGCGATGCAAATGGCAACCCTGTAGATACTCCTTTACTCTACAACGATGGGCGGGGATCAATAGTACTAAATGAGTTGAGAGATATCGCACCAGCAAATCATACTGTTTTAAGTGCTACCTCCAGCTTGGCTAAATTGCGCTGGATGATGCAGTTACCCTCTTTTGGCGAAGCACGATATTTTCTGCACCAAGCCGACTGGTTAGGGTTTCTCCTACATGGAAAGTTGGGAATCAGCGACTACCACAATGCTTTAAAGCTGGGTTATGACGTGGAAAAGTTGCAATACCCCGAATGGTTAGAAAGTCTGCAACTACCGATTCATTTACCCAAAGTTTTACCCCCTGGGACTCCCATTGGTGAAGTAAGTCCCGAAATTTCCCAACAGTTTTTATTACCTCCAGACTGCTTGGTATGTGCGGGGACAACAGATAGTATTGCAGCATTTCTGGCGAGTGGGGCAAAATCCCCAGGGGAAGCGGTGACTTCCCTTGGTTCGACATTAGTACTCAAACTTTTGAGTCACACCCCTGTAGAAGATGTACGATATGGAATTTATAGCCATCGCCTTGGTGATTTGTGGCTAACCGGTGGCGCATCAAATACGGGGGGTGCAGTATTACGGGAATTTTTCACTGATGCTGAGTTAGAAAACTTGAGTCGTGAAATTGATGCCACAAAAGCCAGCGAATTAGATTATTATCCCTTGTTGAAAGTAGGGGAACGCTTTCCTATCAATGATCCCAATTTACCCCCACGCCTCACACCACGCCCAGAGAATCCAGCAGAATTTTTACATGGCTTATTAGAAAGTATCGCCCGTATAGAAACCCAAGGATATGAACTATTACAAAAATTGGGTGCAGATAGCTTAAATCAAGTTTATACAGCCGGTGGCGGCGCAAAAAACCCCACATGGAATGCAATTCGGCAAAGAAACTTAAAAGTTCCCGTCATTTCTTCACTTAATACAGAAGCCGCCTATGGTTCAGCATTGCTGGCGATGGGAAGATAA
- a CDS encoding N-acetylglucosamine kinase yields the protein MSYVLGIDGGGSKTVCILMDDTHQVVGRGQAGAANYQSIGIEAAFTSIQSAIHEAVKLIKTIEINAICLGLAGVGRPEDIKVVKHLIEQLINSKTLPITWNLQPFNIVICNDALIALVGGISHPVGIVVAVGTGSIVFGRNHQGQTKRVGGWGYILGDEGSAYKIAVAGLQAALKSYDGREKSTSLVAAFKQNLDLENIEDLIEVIYRGGWGVKQIAALAPIVDLAAASGDEVANNIIDDAVRELVKATATVIEAIFIPNSVLEIVTTGSVWRGRCQIQQRFTAAMVNRFPQVKVIFPRYEPAYGAGLLALQSLAGKEGI from the coding sequence ATGAGCTATGTTTTAGGAATAGATGGCGGCGGTAGTAAAACTGTGTGTATTTTAATGGATGATACACATCAAGTGGTTGGTCGCGGTCAAGCTGGTGCAGCTAATTATCAAAGTATAGGGATAGAAGCAGCATTTACATCTATTCAATCCGCCATTCATGAGGCTGTCAAATTAATCAAAACAATCGAAATTAACGCTATATGTTTGGGATTGGCTGGTGTAGGTCGTCCAGAAGATATAAAGGTAGTTAAACATCTAATAGAACAATTAATTAATAGTAAAACTTTACCTATTACCTGGAATTTACAACCATTTAATATTGTTATTTGTAACGATGCTTTGATTGCTTTAGTCGGCGGAATTAGTCATCCTGTAGGAATTGTCGTCGCAGTTGGTACTGGTTCCATCGTTTTTGGTCGCAATCATCAAGGACAAACCAAGCGAGTTGGTGGCTGGGGATATATTTTAGGTGATGAAGGAAGCGCCTATAAAATTGCTGTGGCTGGTTTACAAGCAGCCTTAAAATCTTATGACGGGCGTGAAAAATCTACCAGTCTCGTAGCAGCTTTTAAACAGAATTTAGATTTAGAAAATATTGAAGACTTAATCGAGGTTATCTATCGTGGGGGATGGGGAGTAAAACAAATAGCAGCTTTAGCACCTATTGTTGATTTAGCCGCCGCTTCTGGTGATGAAGTAGCCAATAATATAATTGACGATGCTGTTAGAGAATTAGTCAAAGCCACAGCTACAGTAATCGAAGCAATTTTTATTCCTAACTCAGTTTTAGAAATAGTGACAACGGGAAGTGTATGGCGGGGTAGATGTCAGATACAGCAAAGATTTACAGCAGCTATGGTAAATAGATTTCCCCAGGTGAAGGTAATTTTCCCCCGCTATGAACCTGCTTATGGTGCTGGTTTATTGGCTTTGCAAAGTTTAGCAGGTAAAGAGGGAATTTAG
- a CDS encoding MFS transporter produces the protein MKYQARFTSPWAYIPILYFASGVPYVIINTVSVIFYKKLGIANTQIAFWTSFLYLPWVIKMFWGPIVDVYSTKRQWILYTQFAMCACLAVVAFCLQLPNFFFISLAALTIGAFISANYDIATDGFYLLALNPDQQAFFVGVRSLFYRLAVIFGSGFLVVFAGQLETYLNDIPLSWTLAIGSATVILAMIYVSDRLILPFPESDNPRELQASSKIPFLKIITSYFQQPKILAILAFILLYRFGEAMLLKIASLFLLDKPELGGLGLTTSDVGLVYGTFGVISLICGGILGGLAIAKYGLKKCLLPMALALNLPDLFYVYMAYNQPPLTLVYPLVSLEQFGYGFGFTAFSVYLMYISQGEYKTSHFAISTGIMALGMMLPGIVSGYLQNSLGYPLFFVLVCVLTIPGMISLFFIPLPEETNHQTS, from the coding sequence ATGAAATATCAAGCCAGATTTACCTCACCGTGGGCTTATATTCCTATTTTATATTTTGCTTCTGGTGTCCCTTACGTTATTATCAACACTGTTTCTGTAATTTTCTACAAAAAGCTAGGAATAGCTAATACACAAATTGCCTTCTGGACAAGTTTTCTCTATCTACCTTGGGTAATTAAAATGTTTTGGGGGCCGATTGTCGATGTTTACTCAACCAAACGCCAGTGGATACTTTATACTCAATTTGCTATGTGTGCTTGTTTGGCTGTAGTAGCATTTTGTTTACAATTACCAAATTTCTTTTTCATCTCCCTAGCTGCTTTGACTATAGGTGCATTTATTTCCGCAAACTATGATATTGCAACAGATGGCTTTTATCTACTAGCGTTAAATCCCGACCAACAAGCCTTCTTTGTGGGTGTTCGCTCACTATTCTATAGACTAGCTGTTATTTTCGGCTCTGGATTTTTAGTAGTTTTCGCCGGACAACTAGAAACTTACCTCAATGATATTCCTCTCAGTTGGACTTTGGCTATTGGCTCGGCTACTGTAATTTTAGCAATGATTTATGTCAGTGATCGCCTAATTTTACCCTTCCCAGAATCAGATAACCCAAGAGAACTACAAGCTAGTAGTAAAATCCCCTTTTTAAAAATAATTACCTCATATTTCCAGCAACCAAAAATTCTCGCCATTTTAGCTTTTATCCTACTTTACAGATTTGGCGAAGCCATGCTGCTGAAAATTGCTTCCTTATTTTTATTAGATAAACCAGAATTAGGTGGTTTAGGATTAACTACATCGGATGTTGGCTTAGTTTATGGCACATTTGGCGTTATTTCTTTGATTTGTGGCGGTATTTTGGGAGGACTAGCAATAGCTAAATATGGACTGAAGAAATGTCTCTTACCAATGGCTTTAGCTTTGAACCTACCTGATCTATTCTACGTTTACATGGCTTATAATCAACCTCCGCTAACATTAGTATATCCCCTTGTTTCCCTAGAGCAATTTGGCTATGGTTTCGGGTTCACCGCTTTTAGTGTGTATTTAATGTACATCTCTCAAGGAGAATATAAAACATCCCATTTTGCCATATCTACAGGTATCATGGCCTTAGGAATGATGCTACCAGGAATAGTTAGCGGTTATCTACAAAACTCACTTGGCTATCCATTATTTTTCGTCCTAGTTTGTGTTTTAACTATCCCTGGAATGATTTCTCTATTTTTTATTCCTTTGCCGGAAGAAACCAATCACCAAACTAGTTAA
- a CDS encoding GlsB/YeaQ/YmgE family stress response membrane protein has protein sequence MNIIAWIILGLIAGAIAKAIYPGRQGGGILGTMILGIIGALIGGTIVTLIDTGTLQLTAASLSISGIIVAIIGAIVAIFLWNLITGSSRSY, from the coding sequence ATGAACATTATCGCCTGGATTATTCTTGGTCTCATTGCTGGAGCCATAGCCAAAGCTATTTACCCTGGTCGTCAAGGTGGTGGTATTTTGGGAACTATGATCTTAGGTATTATTGGCGCTTTAATCGGTGGTACAATTGTTACCCTGATAGATACGGGAACACTACAACTGACCGCAGCTAGCCTTAGTATTTCTGGGATAATTGTGGCAATTATTGGAGCTATAGTTGCTATCTTTCTATGGAATTTAATCACTGGAAGTTCCAGAAGCTATTAG
- a CDS encoding CsbD family protein — protein MSTEKRIEATAKNIEGKLQEVIGEVTGNPADKAEGKAKQAESQVIHTTENIKDELKKAID, from the coding sequence ATGAGTACTGAAAAAAGAATTGAAGCAACTGCTAAAAATATCGAAGGTAAATTACAAGAGGTAATTGGCGAAGTTACCGGAAACCCAGCAGATAAGGCAGAGGGTAAAGCTAAACAAGCTGAATCTCAGGTGATTCATACTACAGAAAATATTAAGGACGAATTAAAGAAAGCCATTGACTAA
- a CDS encoding TIGR02587 family membrane protein, with the protein MAKRYQKNGWKREINDILRGTCGGFLFGIPLIYTMEVWWIGSLAKPRLIMIAIALMFIVVFLLNYTEGFRKRKNNWRVDEAVIDTVEAMAIGFVCAAFMLWLLQEITPETSLKESLGKIVFEGVPFTLGVALANQFLGDSNQNNLPSSDHQENGLSKYKQNGLYGTLADLGATLIGAIVIAFNIAPTDEVPMLAAAISPPWLLALIAASLVISYAIVFQAGFSDQKKRRQQKGIFQRPLSETTISYLVSLLASALMLLFFQKVTFADPWRMWLEHTLVLGLPATIGGAAGRLAI; encoded by the coding sequence GTGGCTAAAAGATATCAGAAAAATGGGTGGAAACGCGAGATAAATGATATTTTACGGGGTACTTGTGGAGGTTTTCTATTTGGTATACCTTTAATATATACGATGGAAGTCTGGTGGATTGGCTCGCTAGCAAAACCAAGATTAATTATGATAGCGATCGCCTTGATGTTTATCGTAGTTTTCCTCCTCAATTATACTGAAGGTTTTCGCAAACGCAAAAATAACTGGCGAGTGGATGAAGCTGTCATAGATACTGTAGAAGCAATGGCGATTGGGTTTGTTTGTGCTGCTTTTATGTTGTGGTTATTGCAAGAAATCACGCCAGAAACTTCATTAAAAGAATCATTGGGTAAAATTGTTTTTGAAGGTGTACCTTTTACTTTGGGTGTAGCATTAGCTAACCAGTTTCTTGGAGATAGCAACCAGAATAATTTACCATCCAGTGATCATCAAGAAAACGGACTCAGCAAGTATAAACAAAATGGTTTGTATGGAACTTTGGCTGATTTAGGTGCGACTCTCATCGGTGCAATTGTCATTGCTTTTAATATCGCGCCTACGGATGAAGTTCCCATGTTAGCAGCCGCTATTTCACCGCCGTGGCTACTCGCATTAATCGCTGCATCTTTAGTAATTTCCTATGCTATTGTCTTCCAAGCTGGTTTTTCCGACCAGAAAAAACGTAGACAACAAAAGGGTATTTTTCAACGTCCATTAAGTGAAACAACTATTTCTTATTTAGTATCTTTGTTAGCAAGTGCATTAATGTTGTTGTTTTTTCAAAAAGTAACATTTGCAGACCCTTGGAGAATGTGGCTAGAACATACTTTAGTTTTAGGTTTACCTGCAACAATTGGTGGTGCTGCTGGTAGGTTAGCAATATGA
- a CDS encoding TIGR02588 family protein — protein MMEAEQKSARSLAEWVTFGIALFILGIIMSLVAYLWLHEENKPPVLSVTKKQVMREVNGQFYVPFEIVNTGGETAESVQIIAELQITGEVVETGEQQIDFLSDGEKEEGTFIFSQNPRQGKLIVRVASYKLP, from the coding sequence ATGATGGAAGCAGAACAAAAATCAGCACGTTCTCTAGCTGAGTGGGTAACATTCGGTATTGCTTTGTTTATCCTCGGAATTATTATGAGCTTAGTAGCTTATCTTTGGCTACATGAGGAAAATAAACCCCCCGTTTTATCTGTTACGAAAAAACAAGTAATGCGGGAAGTTAACGGACAATTTTACGTTCCATTCGAGATAGTAAATACTGGTGGCGAAACTGCTGAATCAGTACAAATTATTGCTGAATTACAAATTACTGGTGAAGTTGTGGAAACAGGAGAACAACAAATTGACTTCTTATCTGACGGTGAGAAGGAGGAGGGTACATTTATCTTTAGCCAAAACCCCCGTCAAGGAAAACTAATTGTGCGTGTTGCTAGCTATAAGTTGCCATAA
- a CDS encoding DUF1818 family protein, producing MERLIKSGAGWRIGWNPDAREYRGLVGTDDWAIELTEAELDDFCRLLAKLANTMKQLTAELMDEEKIACEAESDLLWMEVEGYPHEYSLHFILNTGRCAEGKWNASAVPSLLQAAAMLKVF from the coding sequence ATGGAACGTCTCATTAAAAGCGGTGCTGGCTGGCGTATTGGCTGGAACCCCGACGCAAGGGAATATAGAGGTTTAGTCGGTACTGACGATTGGGCAATCGAGTTAACCGAAGCTGAGTTAGATGATTTTTGTCGCCTCTTAGCCAAGTTAGCCAACACCATGAAGCAACTCACCGCCGAGTTGATGGATGAAGAGAAGATTGCCTGTGAAGCCGAAAGCGATTTATTATGGATGGAGGTAGAGGGTTATCCTCATGAATACAGTCTGCACTTTATCCTCAACACAGGACGTTGTGCAGAAGGTAAATGGAACGCCTCTGCTGTGCCTAGTCTGTTGCAAGCTGCGGCAATGCTCAAAGTTTTTTGA
- a CDS encoding DNA-directed RNA polymerase subunit omega, with protein MLKRSKFETTQSQIMHRAEDLISAASNRYRITVQVANRAKRRRYEEFESAEDSMMKPVLRAIIEMSDELTQPEIIGEI; from the coding sequence ATGCTCAAGCGTTCTAAATTCGAGACAACCCAATCTCAGATTATGCACCGTGCTGAGGATTTAATTAGTGCAGCTTCCAATCGCTACCGCATTACGGTTCAGGTGGCAAATCGCGCTAAACGTCGGCGTTATGAAGAATTTGAGAGTGCTGAAGATTCCATGATGAAGCCAGTACTCAGGGCAATTATTGAAATGTCTGATGAATTGACACAACCAGAAATCATTGGTGAAATTTAA
- a CDS encoding fasciclin domain-containing protein: protein MADIVETAVKTGKFNKFVQAAEAAQILDTLNSPGIFTLFAPTDEAFAKLPQGTLEALLKDIPKLKKIVTYHVAFGDVRSDDLVQIAEAETVEGSVLAIESIDGKFKVNGANVLQTDILADNGVIHVIDAVLMPAMVAGK, encoded by the coding sequence ATGGCTGACATTGTGGAAACTGCTGTCAAAACTGGAAAATTCAATAAGTTTGTGCAGGCGGCTGAAGCTGCACAAATCTTAGATACTCTCAATAGTCCTGGGATTTTTACTTTGTTTGCACCTACTGATGAGGCTTTTGCAAAGTTACCACAGGGAACTTTAGAAGCATTGCTTAAAGATATACCCAAGTTAAAAAAGATTGTCACATATCACGTAGCTTTTGGTGATGTCCGGTCGGATGACTTGGTGCAAATTGCAGAAGCGGAAACCGTGGAAGGATCTGTTTTAGCAATTGAGTCTATCGACGGTAAATTTAAGGTGAATGGTGCTAATGTCCTGCAAACAGATATCCTGGCTGATAATGGTGTGATTCATGTTATCGACGCTGTTTTAATGCCGGCAATGGTAGCGGGGAAATAG
- a CDS encoding glycoside hydrolase family 13 protein has protein sequence MQIQTPDWVKNAVFYQIFPDRFAISKQSRKRLLRDVRWEDWDAMPTLQGYKGGDLWGIMEQLDYIQDLGIDAIYFTPIFQSASNHRYHTHDYYQVDPMLGGNAAFKELLDAAHERNIKVVLDGVFNHSSRGFFFFHDVLENGPHSPWVNWFKIEGWPLAPYTGELPANYVGWADNRALPVFNHDNPDVREYIMEIAEYWLKFGIDGWRLDVPFEIKTPGFWQEFRDRVKAINPEAYIVGEVWGDSREWLDGTQFDGVMNYLFAGPTIAFTAGDRVVLEQVQSRDYQPYPPLFAAEYATKIQEVLQLYPWEIQLTQLNLLASHDTARLMTIAGGDQASIELATLLLLTFPGAPSIYYGDEVGLPGGIDPDSRRGFPLEANWDREIYQTHRQLIALRHAYPALRTGEYQVIWAQGALYVFARTLGKEELIIAVNVGTAPAQANVDVASLQTQPDKILYGEAEFSWHNTEETKQLSLNLPPRSGCILGLGD, from the coding sequence ATGCAAATTCAAACACCAGACTGGGTGAAAAACGCTGTATTCTACCAAATCTTTCCAGACCGTTTTGCTATAAGTAAACAGTCCCGGAAGCGGCTGTTGCGTGATGTGCGTTGGGAAGACTGGGACGCAATGCCAACACTGCAAGGATACAAAGGCGGTGATTTATGGGGCATTATGGAGCAGTTGGACTATATTCAAGATTTGGGCATCGATGCCATCTACTTTACGCCCATCTTTCAGTCTGCCAGCAATCACCGCTATCATACCCACGACTATTATCAAGTAGACCCGATGTTGGGTGGGAATGCCGCTTTTAAGGAGTTACTAGACGCGGCCCACGAACGCAATATTAAAGTTGTCCTCGATGGCGTATTTAATCATTCCAGTCGAGGATTTTTCTTTTTCCATGACGTTTTGGAAAATGGCCCCCATTCTCCTTGGGTAAATTGGTTCAAAATAGAAGGCTGGCCTCTTGCACCATATACAGGTGAGTTACCGGCAAATTACGTAGGTTGGGCTGATAATCGTGCCTTGCCCGTATTTAATCACGATAACCCAGACGTACGGGAATATATTATGGAAATTGCCGAATATTGGCTTAAATTCGGCATCGACGGCTGGCGATTGGATGTACCATTTGAAATTAAAACTCCTGGCTTTTGGCAAGAATTCCGCGATCGCGTTAAAGCCATTAACCCCGAAGCTTATATTGTGGGGGAAGTGTGGGGAGATTCCCGTGAGTGGCTAGATGGGACGCAATTCGACGGCGTGATGAATTACTTATTTGCCGGGCCGACCATTGCTTTTACCGCAGGCGATCGCGTAGTCTTAGAACAAGTCCAAAGCCGCGACTATCAACCGTATCCGCCCCTATTCGCCGCCGAATACGCCACCAAAATTCAGGAAGTACTGCAACTTTATCCTTGGGAAATTCAACTTACCCAACTCAACTTATTAGCCAGTCACGATACAGCCAGACTAATGACCATTGCTGGCGGTGATCAAGCCAGTATAGAATTAGCTACCCTATTACTACTTACCTTTCCTGGTGCGCCGAGTATCTACTACGGTGATGAAGTGGGTTTACCGGGAGGTATAGACCCCGATTCTCGCCGGGGTTTTCCCTTAGAAGCCAACTGGGATAGAGAAATTTACCAGACTCACCGTCAATTAATAGCCTTACGCCACGCTTACCCAGCCTTACGCACAGGTGAGTATCAAGTTATTTGGGCGCAAGGTGCATTGTATGTATTTGCCCGTACTTTAGGTAAGGAAGAACTGATTATTGCTGTAAATGTAGGTACAGCACCAGCCCAGGCTAATGTAGATGTTGCTAGTTTGCAGACTCAGCCAGATAAAATCCTGTATGGCGAAGCAGAATTTAGCTGGCACAATACAGAAGAAACAAAACAACTTTCCTTAAATCTCCCCCCACGTAGTGGCTGCATTTTGGGTTTAGGGGATTAG